The proteins below are encoded in one region of Micromonospora pisi:
- a CDS encoding IS30 family transposase, with protein sequence MLSPELRVGFFEALDREGGNVSVAARSVGVNLNTAFGWVRKAGLRGCGSGGSGGHPGRVEYDRLRADGVNRKEAARRVGVNVRTARDWDHGVRSVGHTRIYPDGRKVDYRTGVTTMATASQPRSVGSLEAELHPRFLTLVERETIADLHREGVSLRAIGRELGRPASTIKREIDARSVDGVYRPHRAQRAWAKGRARPKTSKLAQDGPLRDYVTSRLREEWSPEQICHALVSQFPHDGSMRVSTETIYQAIYVQARGGLRREVAAALRTGRTRRKPHRRPDQRTARFVDKMVMISERPPEIEDRAVPGHWEGDLIVGTRSESAIVTLVERTTRYVMLGHLPGGHTAEEVRDVLIPLIQALPEHLRGSLTWDQGCEMAAHRQLSLATGMAVYFCDPHSPWQRGTNENTNGLLRQYFPKGTDLSIHGSEDLEHVAQKLNRRPRKTLGWETPAERLRDLLTSV encoded by the coding sequence ATGCTTTCGCCGGAGTTGCGGGTGGGGTTCTTCGAGGCGCTGGACCGTGAAGGCGGCAACGTCTCGGTGGCGGCCCGGTCGGTAGGGGTGAACCTGAACACGGCGTTTGGGTGGGTGCGGAAGGCTGGCCTGCGAGGGTGTGGGAGCGGCGGCAGCGGGGGTCATCCTGGGCGTGTGGAGTACGACCGGTTGCGTGCCGACGGGGTCAACCGGAAGGAGGCCGCTCGGCGTGTCGGGGTGAATGTGCGCACCGCCCGGGACTGGGATCACGGGGTGCGATCTGTAGGACATACCCGCATCTATCCCGACGGGCGCAAGGTGGACTACCGGACGGGTGTGACCACGATGGCCACCGCGTCTCAGCCGCGGTCGGTAGGGTCCCTGGAGGCCGAACTCCATCCTCGGTTCCTGACCCTGGTCGAGCGTGAGACCATCGCTGACCTGCATCGTGAAGGCGTCTCCCTGCGGGCGATCGGGCGCGAGTTGGGCCGGCCGGCATCGACGATCAAGCGAGAGATCGATGCCCGTTCCGTCGACGGCGTCTACCGGCCGCACCGGGCCCAGCGAGCGTGGGCGAAGGGGCGTGCGCGCCCCAAGACCTCCAAGCTGGCTCAGGACGGCCCGTTGCGCGACTACGTCACCAGCAGGTTGCGGGAGGAGTGGTCACCGGAGCAGATCTGCCACGCTCTTGTCAGCCAGTTCCCCCACGACGGGAGCATGCGGGTGAGCACGGAGACGATCTACCAGGCGATCTACGTCCAGGCGCGTGGCGGGCTGCGGCGCGAGGTCGCCGCAGCACTGCGTACCGGACGCACCAGGCGCAAGCCCCACCGGCGTCCTGATCAGCGCACCGCGCGGTTCGTCGACAAGATGGTGATGATCTCTGAGCGTCCGCCCGAAATCGAGGACCGGGCCGTGCCAGGCCACTGGGAAGGTGACCTGATCGTCGGCACCCGAAGCGAGTCCGCGATCGTGACCCTGGTCGAACGCACCACCCGCTACGTGATGCTCGGCCACCTACCCGGCGGGCACACCGCCGAGGAAGTCCGCGACGTCCTGATACCGCTGATCCAGGCCCTTCCCGAGCATCTGCGCGGATCGCTGACCTGGGACCAAGGCTGCGAGATGGCCGCGCACAGGCAGCTCTCCCTGGCGACCGGGATGGCGGTCTACTTCTGCGACCCGCACTCGCCCTGGCAGCGTGGCACCAACGAGAACACCAACGGCCTGCTCCGGCAGTACTTCCCCAAAGGCACCGACCTGAGCATCCACGGCTCCGAAGATCTTGAGCACGTCGCCCAGAAACTCAACCGTCGACCACGCAAAACACTCGGCTGGGAAACCCCAGCCGAGCGCCTGCGTGATCTACTGACATCCGTCTAG
- a CDS encoding DUF397 domain-containing protein, giving the protein MSDRTGAEWRKSSRSNGSGGACIEVADNLPARVLVRDTKDRDGGTLTFAPDAWRAFVGFAKQG; this is encoded by the coding sequence ATGAGTGACCGAACCGGTGCTGAGTGGCGCAAGTCCAGCCGGAGCAACGGATCAGGTGGCGCCTGCATAGAGGTCGCCGACAACCTCCCCGCCCGCGTCCTGGTCCGTGACACCAAGGATCGCGACGGCGGCACGCTGACCTTCGCCCCCGACGCGTGGCGGGCCTTCGTCGGTTTCGCCAAGCAGGGCTAG
- a CDS encoding helix-turn-helix domain-containing protein yields MTDSGSSVPRRQLGRYLKQAREQAGLSLEAAAGELEVSRATMYRIEGGQNAVRKADVLSMCTTYGLTPEMTSVLVGLATQTKAKGWWHAYGDAIPTWFELYVGLEAAASRLRHWEPASVPGLLQTREYAEHLLRSHPDIPGGEVDRLVEVRMERQHILRRKNPAPPRLDVILDEVVLRRRAPGMGRQLAHLHDQATNGTATIRVVPSAALSNYSLSGGQFIILEFPPLGLRTPEPTTVYSESLTGALYLDKPSEVRTYSGAWKVLEGLTLDADRSADLIAMISKESSNE; encoded by the coding sequence ATGACCGATTCAGGGTCATCCGTACCGCGAAGGCAGCTAGGGCGCTATCTCAAACAGGCACGTGAGCAGGCGGGACTGTCGCTTGAGGCCGCTGCCGGGGAGCTGGAGGTCTCTCGGGCGACCATGTACCGGATCGAGGGTGGACAGAACGCCGTACGCAAGGCCGACGTCTTGTCCATGTGCACCACCTACGGCCTAACCCCGGAGATGACGTCGGTCCTGGTCGGCTTGGCGACGCAGACTAAGGCGAAGGGGTGGTGGCACGCGTATGGCGACGCCATCCCAACCTGGTTCGAGCTGTACGTCGGACTGGAGGCAGCAGCCTCGCGGCTGCGCCACTGGGAGCCGGCCTCGGTGCCGGGCCTGTTGCAGACCAGGGAGTACGCGGAGCACCTGCTGCGGTCGCATCCCGACATCCCCGGTGGGGAGGTTGACCGCCTGGTTGAGGTCCGAATGGAGCGCCAGCACATCCTGCGCCGGAAGAATCCTGCACCACCGCGTCTGGACGTCATCCTCGACGAGGTGGTGTTGCGTCGCCGAGCCCCAGGGATGGGACGCCAGCTCGCCCATCTTCACGATCAGGCGACCAACGGGACGGCGACTATCCGCGTTGTACCGAGTGCAGCGCTATCCAACTATTCGCTCTCGGGCGGGCAGTTCATCATCCTAGAATTCCCTCCGCTCGGACTCCGAACCCCGGAGCCCACAACGGTCTACAGCGAGTCACTGACTGGTGCCCTCTACCTCGACAAGCCGTCGGAAGTCAGGACGTACTCTGGGGCATGGAAGGTGCTTGAAGGGTTGACGCTCGACGCAGACCGGTCAGCCGACTTGATAGCCATGATCTCCAAGGAGAGTAGCAATGAGTGA
- a CDS encoding DUF397 domain-containing protein, producing MAEKVNLYEVDATGVNLRKLCGGGINNLSMESCVAAAILPGNPDAVTIGDSKLGADTPTLRFTRQELNNFFAAYQAGEIS from the coding sequence GTGGCGGAGAAGGTCAATCTGTACGAGGTCGACGCCACCGGCGTGAACCTCCGCAAGCTCTGCGGCGGTGGCATCAACAACTTGTCCATGGAGAGCTGCGTCGCCGCCGCCATCCTGCCCGGCAACCCCGACGCCGTCACCATCGGCGACAGCAAGCTCGGCGCCGATACGCCGACCCTCCGGTTCACCCGCCAGGAGTTGAACAACTTCTTCGCGGCGTACCAGGCCGGCGAGATCAGCTAA
- a CDS encoding JmjC domain-containing protein produces the protein MSLDLIIGNKAAAALLSDWPAHPYTLTLPPDSPIGRVINAQTIRGFLDAGCAPSNYVNMFHRGEALHPGRFTADDRVAPGSVQLLLDQGVTIQLRELNRWHPPMSAICAGIQAQTGCAGYVTAFITPGGTQGLDYHWDQYLGIVVQLEGSKTWELWKPKIEAPYRDHATSTHLWDGDWVRQWQDSGPDMTVELTAGDVLVLPRGWVHNPHSRNAAETSVHLTFVLRERVPLWFAERLIGSAINDPRFRVVIPPSGLDSAKMPETVEAVRSLMVDYLGGLNIEEMSGVLRRAAQQETSHATL, from the coding sequence ATGTCCCTCGACCTCATCATCGGCAACAAGGCAGCCGCCGCCCTTCTCAGCGACTGGCCCGCCCACCCATACACACTGACCCTGCCGCCGGACAGCCCGATCGGCCGGGTGATCAACGCGCAGACGATTCGCGGCTTCCTCGACGCCGGCTGCGCGCCGAGCAACTACGTCAACATGTTCCACAGAGGTGAGGCGCTGCATCCGGGCCGCTTCACCGCTGACGACCGGGTGGCGCCGGGCTCCGTGCAACTCCTGCTCGATCAGGGTGTCACCATCCAGCTCCGCGAGCTGAACCGCTGGCATCCGCCCATGAGTGCCATCTGTGCGGGCATCCAGGCGCAGACCGGCTGCGCCGGGTACGTGACAGCATTCATCACGCCGGGCGGAACTCAGGGCCTCGACTATCACTGGGACCAGTACCTCGGGATCGTCGTGCAGCTTGAGGGGTCAAAGACCTGGGAGCTGTGGAAGCCCAAGATCGAGGCGCCATACCGCGATCACGCGACGTCGACGCACCTCTGGGATGGCGACTGGGTCAGGCAGTGGCAGGACTCCGGCCCCGACATGACAGTCGAGTTGACCGCCGGGGATGTGCTCGTTCTTCCGCGAGGGTGGGTGCACAACCCGCACTCGCGGAATGCCGCAGAAACCAGCGTGCACTTGACCTTCGTGCTGCGGGAGCGCGTACCGCTGTGGTTCGCCGAGCGGCTGATCGGCAGCGCGATCAACGACCCCCGCTTCCGCGTCGTGATCCCGCCGTCGGGGCTCGACTCCGCGAAGATGCCAGAGACGGTCGAGGCCGTGCGGTCGTTGATGGTGGACTACCTCGGTGGACTGAACATCGAGGAGATGTCGGGAGTGCTGCGCCGCGCCGCCCAGCAGGAGACCAGCCACGCCACGCTGTGA
- the ssb gene encoding single-stranded DNA-binding protein, which produces MFDTYVTVVGNVLTAPEWRRTTQSGTLVANFKVASTARRLDRESGRWVDGNSLRVRVNCWRKLAEGVSSSVMTGDPVIVVGRMYTRDWVDDAGNHRTMYEMEAVAVGHDLSRGRGQFARNRPTMTTSSVEDGEAEHRVHGEPTEPVSDELAPARPGGPYGEEESRTFLTLRDELPELPPHDLADLGRHEVPPAVPGDGTLPVDVPVDGILSGGPDDDEFDGGDPASGAEGPQVGGRARRGRSRVPVPA; this is translated from the coding sequence ATGTTCGATACCTATGTGACCGTGGTGGGCAACGTGCTCACCGCGCCGGAGTGGCGACGTACCACCCAGAGCGGCACGCTGGTGGCCAACTTCAAGGTCGCCTCGACCGCCCGCCGCCTCGACCGGGAGAGCGGGCGTTGGGTCGACGGCAACAGCCTGCGGGTGCGGGTCAACTGCTGGCGCAAGCTCGCCGAGGGCGTCTCCTCGTCGGTGATGACCGGCGACCCGGTCATCGTGGTCGGCCGGATGTACACCCGTGACTGGGTCGACGACGCCGGCAACCACCGGACCATGTACGAGATGGAGGCGGTCGCCGTCGGCCACGACCTCTCCCGGGGGCGGGGACAGTTCGCCCGCAACCGGCCGACCATGACCACGAGTTCGGTCGAGGACGGCGAAGCCGAGCACCGGGTCCACGGCGAGCCGACCGAGCCGGTGTCGGACGAACTGGCGCCGGCCCGGCCCGGCGGCCCGTACGGGGAGGAGGAGTCGCGTACCTTCCTGACCCTCCGCGACGAGTTGCCGGAACTGCCGCCCCACGACCTCGCCGACCTCGGCCGACACGAGGTGCCGCCGGCCGTGCCGGGCGACGGGACCCTGCCGGTGGACGTGCCGGTCGACGGGATTCTGTCGGGCGGGCCGGACGACGACGAGTTCGACGGGGGCGACCCGGCGTCGGGGGCCGAGGGCCCGCAGGTGGGCGGCCGGGCCCGACGCGGGCGGAGCCGGGTGCCCGTGCCGGCCTGA
- a CDS encoding NUDIX hydrolase: MIDMDEVAGTVGDYLDRYGTEHDRLAPLLAGIAQRSAITSRSTFTGHLTCSAILLDPAGRALHIHHNVLDRWLPPGGHLEPTDTSLLGAALREVEEETGLTAGDLVPLDRRPVDIDIHPIPANPGRGEPGHWHFDLCYAFTVGDAPELTLQTAEVGAAAWMPIGSAPLRAKLEQLGAAPAVVAQGAPSLAELPL; the protein is encoded by the coding sequence ATGATCGACATGGACGAGGTCGCCGGCACGGTCGGGGACTACCTCGACCGGTACGGCACCGAGCACGACCGCCTCGCTCCGCTGCTCGCCGGTATCGCGCAGCGCTCGGCGATCACCTCCCGCTCGACCTTCACCGGCCACCTCACCTGCTCGGCGATCCTGCTCGACCCCGCCGGGCGGGCCCTGCACATCCACCACAACGTGCTCGACCGTTGGCTCCCGCCCGGCGGGCACCTGGAGCCGACCGACACCAGCCTGCTCGGCGCCGCCCTGCGTGAGGTCGAGGAGGAGACCGGCCTGACCGCTGGTGACCTGGTGCCGTTGGACCGACGACCGGTGGACATCGACATCCACCCGATCCCCGCCAACCCGGGGCGGGGCGAACCCGGGCACTGGCACTTCGATCTCTGCTACGCGTTCACCGTCGGGGACGCGCCCGAGCTGACGCTCCAGACGGCGGAGGTCGGCGCGGCGGCCTGGATGCCGATCGGATCCGCGCCGCTGCGGGCGAAGCTGGAGCAGCTGGGAGCCGCCCCCGCAGTTGTGGCCCAAGGTGCGCCCAGCCTTGCTGAGCTGCCCTTGTAG
- a CDS encoding FkbM family methyltransferase has translation MAQRTALRARSGAFRNEIGVRMHADPADIRGVLLAMYHGNLDRSAVATWRRLAGELRPTVALDIGANYGEVAFSTRYHEGLRALHLVEPNPVVIRMLRETLRHSGGDYPGIVLHEGAASDTTGVARLNFHLHSGVSSLRLRSDRGVSVDCFRLDERITLAPDDSLLFKIDVEGHELEALEGMAGLLHRRQVAGICEVMHADEELVGYLCDRFAVSVIRSGVEQPVDAPRLRDVLADARATGWAGLSKDVVLRSR, from the coding sequence GTGGCGCAACGCACCGCGCTACGCGCCCGCTCCGGGGCATTCCGCAACGAGATCGGCGTGCGGATGCACGCGGACCCCGCCGACATCCGGGGCGTACTGCTGGCGATGTACCACGGCAACCTCGACCGGAGCGCCGTCGCCACCTGGCGGCGTCTCGCCGGTGAGCTACGCCCGACGGTCGCCCTCGACATCGGTGCGAACTACGGCGAGGTGGCCTTCTCCACCCGCTACCACGAGGGGCTGCGCGCGCTCCACCTGGTGGAACCGAATCCCGTGGTGATCCGGATGCTGCGCGAGACGCTGAGGCACAGCGGGGGCGACTATCCGGGCATCGTGCTGCACGAGGGTGCGGCCAGCGACACCACCGGCGTCGCCCGCCTGAACTTCCACCTGCACTCCGGGGTTTCGTCCCTGCGGCTGCGCAGCGACCGGGGAGTCTCCGTCGACTGCTTCCGGTTGGACGAGCGGATCACCCTCGCACCCGACGACTCGTTGCTGTTCAAGATCGACGTCGAGGGGCACGAACTGGAGGCGCTGGAAGGGATGGCCGGTCTGCTGCACCGGCGCCAGGTCGCCGGGATCTGCGAGGTGATGCACGCGGACGAGGAACTGGTGGGCTATCTCTGCGACCGCTTCGCGGTCAGCGTGATCCGGTCCGGCGTCGAGCAACCGGTCGACGCGCCCCGCCTGCGGGACGTACTCGCCGATGCCCGTGCGACCGGGTGGGCTGGTCTCAGCAAGGATGTCGTACTCCGGTCCCGCTAG
- a CDS encoding MarR family winged helix-turn-helix transcriptional regulator yields the protein MGDEGSGVDPLAVDPLALERQVCFALSVASRNVVALYRPLLEPMGLTHPQYLVMLALWQSTPLSVKALSQLLQLDPGTLSPLLKRLEVNGLIRRERDAQDERTLAVVLTDSGRALRAQAEKIPAAVIERLGMELDELFHLHASLTRLIAATRAAGAGGSPQG from the coding sequence ATGGGCGACGAGGGGAGCGGCGTCGACCCGCTCGCGGTCGATCCGCTCGCGCTGGAGCGGCAGGTGTGTTTCGCCCTCTCGGTCGCGTCGCGCAACGTGGTGGCGCTCTACCGGCCGCTGCTCGAGCCGATGGGACTCACCCATCCGCAGTACCTGGTGATGCTGGCGCTGTGGCAGTCGACGCCGCTGTCGGTCAAGGCCCTCAGTCAGTTGCTGCAACTCGACCCGGGCACGCTCTCCCCGCTGCTGAAGCGGCTGGAGGTGAACGGCCTGATCCGGCGGGAGCGGGACGCGCAGGACGAGCGGACGCTCGCCGTGGTGCTGACCGATTCCGGTCGGGCGTTGCGGGCGCAGGCGGAGAAGATCCCGGCGGCGGTGATCGAACGTCTCGGTATGGAACTCGACGAACTGTTCCATCTGCATGCGTCGCTCACCCGGCTGATTGCCGCCACCCGCGCTGCCGGCGCCGGCGGTTCACCCCAGGGCTGA
- a CDS encoding DeoR/GlpR family DNA-binding transcription regulator, giving the protein MSVQQQRHQGILEALQGQGRVSVAALAARAGVSEMTVRRDLELLEGEGLLLRVHGGAVSTISGSYEPPFAVRARLGSEAKTRIGTAAAALIGANETVVIDAGTTALAVARALRGRRQLTVCALSVPALAELGDEPGIRLIAAGGDVRAGEQSFVGPLAERVFDDFRFDTFVLSVGGFDPEHGLTDFNPDDVRLKQAAIRGSRRRIVVAEGAKLGRITFARIGATPLADVLVTDGEAAEDQLSALRAAGVNVVVA; this is encoded by the coding sequence ATGTCTGTGCAGCAGCAACGCCACCAGGGAATCCTGGAGGCACTCCAGGGACAGGGCCGAGTGAGCGTCGCCGCGCTCGCCGCCCGCGCCGGAGTGTCGGAGATGACCGTTCGGCGCGACCTGGAACTACTCGAGGGTGAAGGGCTCCTGCTCCGGGTCCACGGCGGCGCGGTGAGCACCATCTCCGGCAGCTACGAACCACCCTTCGCCGTACGCGCCCGGCTCGGATCAGAGGCCAAGACCCGCATCGGTACGGCGGCAGCCGCGCTGATCGGCGCGAACGAGACCGTGGTCATCGACGCCGGCACCACCGCCCTCGCCGTGGCCCGTGCCCTGCGTGGGCGCCGGCAACTCACCGTCTGCGCGCTCAGCGTCCCGGCCCTGGCCGAACTCGGCGACGAACCCGGCATCCGGCTCATCGCCGCCGGTGGCGACGTACGGGCCGGCGAGCAGTCCTTCGTCGGGCCACTGGCCGAACGGGTCTTCGACGACTTCCGCTTCGACACCTTCGTGCTCTCCGTCGGCGGCTTCGACCCGGAGCACGGCCTGACCGATTTCAACCCCGACGACGTACGCCTCAAGCAGGCCGCCATCCGGGGCTCCCGACGGCGGATCGTCGTCGCCGAGGGGGCGAAGCTCGGACGGATCACCTTCGCCCGGATCGGCGCCACCCCCCTCGCCGACGTGCTGGTCACCGACGGTGAAGCGGCCGAGGACCAGCTCTCCGCGCTCCGCGCGGCCGGCGTGAACGTGGTCGTGGCATGA